The nucleotide sequence CGGCGGAGAGGGCGCGAAGTACTGGCTGCAGGTCCTGACCGAGATCAAGAACCGTGGGGTCGAGGATGTGCTCATGCTCGTCTGCGACGGTCTCAAGGGCCTGCCTGATTCCGTGGCCACCGTGTGGCCGGCCACGATCGCGCAGACCTGCGTGGTGCATCTGATGCGCAACAGCTTCCGCTACGCCGCCCGGCAGGACTGGGACGCGATCTCGCGGGCCCTCAAGCCCGTCTACCAGGCCGCGACCGTGGCCGAGGCCGAGGAGCGCTTCTTGGAGTTCCAGGAGAAGTGGGGTCGGAAGTACCCGGCGATCGTGCGGCTGTGGTCCAACTCCTGGGCGGAGTTCGTGCCGTTCTTACAGTTCGACCGCGAGATCCGTCGGGTGGTGTGCACCACGAACGCGATCGAGTCGGTCAACGCCCGCATCCGCAAGGCCGTCAAGGCGCGTGGCCACTTCCCGAACGAGCAGGCCGCGCTCAAGTGCGTCTATCTCGCCGTGATGGCCCTGGACCCGACCGGCAAGGTGAATCGCCCCGGGTCTGGTGGAGGCTCTGATTCCACGGGAGGATGAGGAGCATGGCAGCACCGAGGAAGTACCCGGACGAGCTTCGGGAGAGAGCCACGAGGATGGCTGTTCAGGCGCGACGGGATCCATCGACGAGGTCGGGCACGTTCCGTCGTGTGGGCGAGCAGCTCGGGATCAATCCCGAGACTCTGAGGAATTGGGTCGTGCAGGCCGAGGTTGACGAGGGGCACCGTCCCGGGACCACGACCAGCGAGTCCCAACGCCTGGTCGAGCTGGAGAAGGAAGTGTGTGAGCTGCGCCGGGCGAACTCGATGGCGCATTCAAGCGGTGGGCGCAAGGAACTCTGTGAGCTTCTCTGATGGTGTCAGATAGCCCAGCGTCTTGCGGGGGCGTCCGTTGAGGCTGTCCTGGATCGCGTCCAACTCCTCGCGGCTGACGACGCTCAGGTCGGTGCCTTTGGGCAGGTACTGGCGCAGCAGGCCGTTGGTGTTCTCGTTGCTCCCCCGCTGCCAGGGCGAGTGGGGATCGCAGAAGTAGATCGGGATTCCTGTGGCGATGGTGAACGCGGCGTGCTTGGACATCTCCGCGCCTTGGTCCCAGGTGATCGTTCGAATCAACGAGGACGGCAGCTTGCTGATTGCGGCGCGCATCGCGGCCTCGACCTGCTCGGCGCTCTTGCCGTCGGGCAGGTGCAGCAGCAGTGTCATTCGCGTCGAGCGCTCAACGAGCGTGCCGATGGCGCTGCGGCTGCCCTCGCCGAGGATGAGATCTCCTTCCCAGTGGCCTGGCACGGCGCGGTCGTCGGCTTCTGCGGGGCGCTCACTGAGCATGATCATGCCGGGGATGCGGCCGCGACCGTCCGTGGTTCCGCGGGGCTTGCGGGCCGCTCTTCCGGACCGCAGGCACCGCGCCAGCTCACGGCGCAGTTCGCCTCGGCCCTGCACGAACAGCGACTGGTAGATCGTCTCGTGGCTCACGCGCATCTCCGGGTCGTCGGCGTGATCCAACCGCAGGCGCGCTGCGATCTCCTCAGGTGACCACAGTTGCTCCAGCCGGCTGGCGACCTCCTCGAGCAGCCGGCCCGACGCAAGCTTGAACGGCTTCGGTCGACGCGCCTTATCGCGGGCACGTTCATGACCACGCCACGCCGAGTAGCCGCAGCGACCCCCACCGCGCTTCACCTCACGGCTGACGGTCGACACCGCACGCCCCAGCTGCTCTGCGATCGCGGTGAAGGTATCGCCGCGATTGATCCCGAGCAGGATCTGCTCGCGCTCGTCGATCGTCAGACAGCCCTGACGTGGCTCCCACCCAAACGGCCTGGCGTCAAGGTGCCTGCCGGTGCGGGCCATGATGCCGACCAGCGGCGCGCTGCAGCTGATCTCCTTCGCGATGTCGACCAGCCGCCAGCCCTTCCCGTGCAGCCTGAGCGCGAGCTGCTTCTGCTCCCGGCTGAGATGACCATGCCTGCCCTGCATCCGGATCCTCCTGTGATCAGTGACTGCCTCATCTCACAGGACTCGTTGCACTGACCGCTTGAATCCGCCGATCCTGAGGTCGGCGTCGGCTTTTTTCGCGGCGGAGCTCGACCGTCCACAGCGTTGATCGTGGAGTACATAGACCAGCACAAGCATGAGTTCGGCGTCGAGCCGATCTGTCGGACGCTGACCGCAGCGGGCACGCAGATCGCGCCGAGCACGTACTACGCGTTCAAGACCCGCCCACCCTCGAGACGGGCAGTGCGCGACGAGGAACTGCTGGTCCAGATCCACCGCGTGCATGCGGCGAACTTCGGCGTCTACGGGGCGAAGAAGGTCCATGCCCAGTTGCTGCGGGAGGGCATCTCGGTGGCGCGTTGCACGGTCGAGCGGCTCATGCGCGTCGCGGGGTTGCGAGGGATCAGCCGGGTCAAGGGCCCACGCACCACGATCTCCGGTCGCGGCCCCGACAATCGACCTGACCTGGTCGAACGTGACTTCACGGCGACTGCTCCGAACCAGTTGTGGGTCGCGGATATCACCTACTGCCGCACCTTCGCCGGCTGGGTGTATGCCGCGTTCGTCATCGACGTGTTCTCCCGCCGCGTGGTCGGCTGGCAGCTGTCGAAGTCGCTACGAACCGACCTTGCGCTGGACGCGCTCGAGATGGGCATCTGGACCCGCGATCACGCAGGCCAGGCCGTCACCGGGCTCACGCATCACAGCGATAAGGGCGTTCAATACGTCGCCATCCGCTACACCGAGCGTCTTGCTGAGGCCGGCGCGGTCGCCTCGGTCGGCTCCACCGGCGACTCGTATGACAACGCCCTGGCCGAGGCCTTCAACTCGCTGTTCAAGGCAGAACTGGTCCGTAACCTCGGGCCCTGGAAGAACATCGACGACCTCGAGATCGCGACCGCGGAATACATCGACTGGTTCAATCACCGTCGTCTGCACGGCGAGATCGGCATGATTCCGCCCGTCGAGCTCGAGGACGTCTACCATCACAACAACCCCGCACCGGCACCCGCCGACGCGGCACTTGCGAGCCTCTAACAAACCCGGGGCGATTCAACCTACTCGCTAAGACCAGCGCACGAGACCGCGTGCAGCTCGTCCTCTTCGCCCTCCGGACAGGACTCGCGGTGCTTTGACACCAGCCCGAATGCTCCGGTTCAACTCGTTCCGCGTCCCACGAACATCTGCTTGTGGAGACACGCCGAGACCCTCGCGTTCCTGCAGGGGTCTCGGTCTCTGTCTCGAAAAGTGTGTCTCGGATGCCTTCGTCTGAAGCGGGGTTTACGAGACGCTGCCACGCCAAACCCGGCCGCTACGCCGGGTCAGACCAGTCGATCCCCAATGATCCCGGTAGGACTGCGTGCGTCGCGGAAGGCGCAACCCGTAAGTATCCCGCTGAGCCCGCGCGGCGTGACGCATGCGCTCACCGCCGCTAGGAATGCGAGGAGCGGGATCATGAGCAACCACGGGAATCCGAAGCAGACAAGGAACCCGCCCACGCCCTGGATGGCGACGGCGCGGGCGACCAGCCGCCAGCGCGCGTCGTCATGAGAGCTCGGGACGAGGTAGACCGTGCGCTGCCCCAATGACGCGCCGCTGCCGGTCAGCGCTGGAAAGAAGACGGTCACGAGGGCGGCGACGGCGGCACCGGTGAAGAGCCAGCGTTCGAGGTCGAGCAGCTGAGAAGGGGTGAGGTCCTGCCCGGTGCCGCCCTGGCCGAGAGCGTAGAGGGTCGAGGCGACGGTGCCGCCGATGAAAACGGCGAGAGCAAGAAACCACGTGTCGAGCAGCATCCCGAGCAGCCGTCGCCCCCGCCCGACCGGTCGCCCGCGGTCGCGTTCGGCCAGCAGGTGGGCCTTGCTCGACAGCAGGCGCGGGGTGATTCTCTCCAACCCGATGCCGATGACCGCGCCGGTGGTGTTGGTAAACAGGTCGGTGACGTCGGCGAACCGGTACGGGCAGGGCGCGAGCCCCCAGTTCCCGGTGAGCTGGGTGAGCTCGATGAGCAGTGAGGTGCCGAATGCGGCGACCAGGACGACGCCGCGGGGCCATTCGAGCACCCGGCGCACGATAACCCCGAACGGGATGAACAGCACCATGTTCAGCGCGAACTCCCATACCACCCAGTCGCTGATCACGGCGGTGAGGCCGCCGGTGCGGAAGACGTCGATGACCGCTTTCGGGAATCGGAGCGGGTCGAGCAGCGGATGGGTGGCGTTGGCGGCGCAGTAGCCGGGGGCGAAGTCCGGCAGAGGGAAGACGGTGAACGCGGCGATGCCCGCGGCGTAGACGAACCCGGCCGACGTCCACAGCATCCGCATCGCATCGAAGCGGCCGTACCGGCGGTACTGCCACACGACCAAGGGCAGGAACAGCACCGCCGACACTGCGAGGCCGACCAGGATCGAGCCGGTCACCTGGGACGTCACGGACCCACTCCCTCCAATCTGCGCTGCGGACGGTCAGGAGCCGAAGACGAGGCTCTTGATGTGCTCGATGATGTCGTGCAGCTCGTCGTAGTCGCGGATCGCGGGGTCGGCGACCACGAGGTTCCAGACGGTGGCGATGCCGGCGAGGATGGCGAACAGCACGACGCCGATGATCAGGCCGGTGACGGCGGTGCCGTCGCCGCGGGTCGCTCCGCGCAGCCCGGACCAGGCGACGATGATCGCCGCGCCGGCGAGCATGGCCGGCAAGAACCCGACGTACGGGATGAGGATCAGCAGCGGTGCGGAGAGGAATGCCGCCGCGCACAGCACGAGCGCGATGACCCCTTTCCCGGCTGCGGACTTGCCCGTCGGGGGCTGGTTGTTCTGGATGACGTGGACGGGGGCCTGCTGGCCGGGATTCTCGGACATGAGAGTTCTCCTTCTCGCGCGGTGGGGGTCAGATGCGGGTGTCGCGGCGGTTGAGCACCCAGGTGGTGAGGGCGATGAGGACGATGGTGAGGACGCCGCCGGCGGTGAGGATCGCGGCGACGTCTCCGCCGGTGATGGTGCCGTCGTCGACGAAGGAGCCGGTGCCCAGCAGCGCGGTGCGGGTGGCGACGCCGTAGGGCGAGATCAGGGCGGCGTTGCCGACCGCCATCAGCGCGGCGGTCGAGACGCCGGAGGCGACCAGGGCGACGGCGACGGGCGCGGCGAAGGACCACAGGAACATCGACAGCGCCGATTGGATCGCTGCGGCCGGGATCGTGGCCAGGGCCAGGAGCCCGGTGACGGCGAAGTACTCGCCCGGGAGCATCCCGGGCAGCCCGAACGCGCCCTTGCCGATGACAATGACGAAGACCAAGAGGACGACCTGCATGATCGCGGTGAGCCCGGCGACGACTGCGGTCTTGGCGGTGACGATGCGCAGCGAACTGGTCGGGCCGCTCATCAGGGCGTTCCAGTTGCTGCCCCGGTGCTCGACCCGCCAGACCAGGGATCCGAGGATCGCGATGCCGATCGCCAGTGGGAAGAGCCCGTAGAAGCTGACCGACTGCAGCCACACGGTGTGCCAGCCGTTCTGCGGCTGGCGGCCGTCGGCGAGCTGGGTGGCGGCCCCCGCGAGGACGAGCACGATCGGCAGCAGCACCACGATCGGCCAGGCCAGGGAGCGCTTGAGCTTGATGAGTTCGGCGGACAGTGCGCTCATGTCAGGCCTCCTGATGGTCGAAGCGGACGGTGGAGACGGTGAACAGCACCGCGACGACCACGGCCAGGACGGCGATGCTCGGGTACGCGATCGGCAGGGCCTGGATCGCATCGCCTTCGTAGCCGGCGGCGCGGGCGAGGGCGTAGTAGCCCCACGGGGTGACGTGCGCGGCGGCGACCGGAAGGCCCTGGGAGAACACCGCGAGGATGCAGCCGAGCACTCCGATGCCGAGGGCGACGAGCTGGTTCTCGACCTTCGCCGACAGCAGGATGTGCAGCGCCAAGACGGCCAGGTTGACCACGAGCATGCAGAGCGTGAACCCGGCCCAGTGCCCGAGCGGGGCCGGTGGCAGGATGCCGGCCAGCAGTTTCCCGAAGGCCAGCACGATCAGGCTGGTGCCCAGGGTCACCGCGGCGACGATCACGCCGAGGGCTGCGAGCTTGGCCCGGCACACCCCGCCCGGGGTGATCCCGAAGGTCGACTGCAGCAGCCACCCGTTGCCCTGGTGCTCGATGTCGGTCTGCCGGGAGGCGAGCACCGCCAGTAGCAGCGGGGACAACAGCGGGATGCCGAGCGAAATGCCGGCCAGCAGCGCGTTCCACGCCTGAGGCGTGGCGGGGTCGAAGTCCGGGCTGGAGACCACCGCGAACAGGGACAGCCCGAGCACCATGACCACAGCGATCAGTCCGACCTTGAGATGGCGCATCTTGGCGAACTCGTTCGCCACCGCCCGGGCGTTCACAGCCCGCCTCCGGCGGTGAGGGTCATGAACACGTCCTCGAGCGTCTGCTCCTCGCGGCGCACCCCGTAGATGCCGACGCCCGAGCCGACGAGCGCGGCGACGATCCCGGCGGTCTGCCGGTCGCCGAGGCCGGGCACGGCGACCTCGTCGTCGGCGGTGAGGCGGGCGTCGTAGGAGCGCAGCGTGGTCGTGGCCGCGTGCGGGTTCGAGCAGGCGATGATGACGTCGGGGCTGGAGGCGGCCATGAGCTCGGAGCGCAATCCCTGGAAGATCATCCGCCCGCCGGAGAGGATGCCGAGCACGTTTGCGGTCTTGTCGATCTCGCCGAGCAGGTGAGAGGACACCATCACGGTCACCCCGTCGTTCGCGAGGCGACGCAGCAGGACCCGCATCTCCTCGATGCCCGCCGGGTCGAGTCCGTTCGTCGGCTCATCGAGGATCAGCAGCTTCGGCTGCCGGGCCAGCGCCATCGCGATCCCGAGGCGCTGTTTCATCCCCAGGCTGTAGTTGCGGACCTTCTTGTCCATCTGGTCCTGCAGCCTGACCGCCCGGACCGCGTAGTCGATCTGTTGACTGTTCAGGCCGAGCATCCGCTGCACCAGACGCATGTTCTCCGCGCCGGTCAGGTGCGCGTACCCGGGCGGTGCCTCGATGAGCGACCCGATCCGGCCGAGGAGCTCCCGCCTCGTGCCGCGGGTCATGGGGCGGCCCATGACGTGCACCTCGCCGCTGGTGGGCTGGATGAGCGAGAGCAGCATCTTCATCGTCGTGGACTTCCCCGCCCCGTTGGGGCCGAGGAACCCGTACACGCACCCCTCGGGGATGCGCAGGTTCAGGTTCTCGACGACGCTGCGCTGCCCGTAGCGCTTGGTCAGGTTCTCGGTGGCGACGATCGTGGAAGGCATGCCTCAACGATCCCGAGATCCGGCCCCGGAATCGTCTCGCCCGAGGCATATCTTCGGGCTATCACTTGAGGCATACGTGCATGCCCGCCCCCATGTCGCGGGAGCGTGTGAAGAGGGCTGGCGCAGTGGTCAGCGTTCGCCGGCTTCAACGAGACCGGACTCGTAAGCGAGGACCACTGCCTGGACGCGGTCGCGCAGATCCAGCTTCGTGAGGATGCGGCCGACATGCACCTTCACTGTGCCCTCGGCCAGCACGAGCTCGGCGGCGATCTCCGCGTTCGACAGGCCCCGCGCGATCAGGCCGAGCACTTCGTGCTCGCGTGGCGTCAGTTCTTTCAGCCGCACTGCGCCGCTCGGCTCCGACTGCGGGCGAGATCGGGCGAAGTGGTCGAGCAGACGCCGCGTCGTGCTCGGCGCGACCACGGCGTCGCCGGCGTGGATGTGCTTGATCGCGGCGGCGACGTCCTCGACGGGGGTGTCTTTGAGCAGGAACCCCGATGCACCGGCCTGCAGCGCGTCGTAGGCGTACTCGTCGAGGTCGAAGGTGGTCAGGATTAGCACGCGCGGGACGTCCTCGCCGGCGCAGATGCGCCTGGTCGCCTCGACCCCGCTCATCCGCGGCATCCGCACGTCCATGAGCACGACGTCGGCCTCGACCCGGTCGAGCACGTCCAGCGCGGTGTCGCCGTCGTCGGCTTCGGCGACGATCTCGATCCCTGGCTGTGCTTCCAGCACCATCCTCAGCCCCATCCGGATCATCTCCTGGTCATCGACCAGCACCACCCGCACCGTCACGTCGTTCCCTCCTCTCGCGGCAGCACCGAGACGACCTCGAACCCGCCGCCTTCGCGGGGCCCGACCCGCAGTGCACCGTGGTGGGCGGCGACTCGCTCACGCATGCCGAGCAAGCCGTGGCCCTGCGTGCCGGCCTCCGAATCCTCGGCCTGGCCGTGACCGTCGTCGGTGATCCGGACCTCGACCTCGTCCTCCCGGTACTCCAGGCGCACATCGACGCGAGTGCGGCACGGACCGGCGTGCTTCCGTGCGTTCGTCAAGGCTTCCTGCACCAGCCGGTACACCGTCAGCCCGAGCCCGTCCGACAGCGATGCCCGATCACCGCTGACTGTGAGCGCGACCGGCAAGCCGGCGATGCGGGACTGCGCGACCAGGGCGTCGAGCTGGTCGATGCCCGGCTGCGGGGCGTCCGATCCCGGCTCGTTCTCGCGCAGCACCCCGAGCATGCGGCGCATGTCGGCCAGCGCTCCTCGGCCGGTGTCGCGCACATGGAGCATCGCCGACTTCGCGCGCGCCGGCTCCGACTCGACCTTCGCCGCGGCCCCGTCGGACATCAGCACGACCACGCTGAGGCTGTGAGAGACGATGTCGTGGATCTCCCGCGCGATGCGTGCCCGTTCGTCGGCGACCGCGATCCGCGCGTTGGTCTCCCGCTCACGCTCTGCCTGCTCGGCCCTCTCCTGCAGCCCGGACACGTACTGCCGGCGGATCCGCACCAGAGTGCCCCACGTCCATACCCACAGCGTCACGACGATCAGCACGCCGAGCTGGCCGATGTCCAGGAATGCGTTGCCGAGGTGGGGGAGCGTCGCGACCAGAAGCCACGCGACCGTCACCGCTGCGCCGGGGAAGGAGATCATCCAGACGTGCCGGGTGGCGAGGTTGTAGACCGCGAACAACAGCATCGCGTCCGCAGGGAGGACCGGCGCGCCGAGCAGCAGTTGTACGGATGCGGCCAGCAGCATGAATGCGAGTACCCCGACCGGGTGTCGGCGGCGCAGCAGATACGGCGCGCACAGCGCAACCGACACGATCAGCAGCGCAACAGCGTGAGCGGGACCGCGGAAGTAGATCGGGACGATCGGCAGGTTGTACAAGAACACCCCGACCGCGACCAGCAGGTCGACCAGCCACATCCGCTCCCGTAACCACGAACCAGGGGACGGAGACGCACCGGAAGCCACGGAGCCACTGGAGGCGCTCTTTGCGGTCACCGGTGACAGAAGGTTCACAATCCCAACATTACCGGCCGGACTGCGAACGCCTTCGCTCCGAATATACCAAGCAAGTCTCACAGACATCACCTTGACGGGACGCTATGAGGCCCCAGTGTTCCTGCGGGGGCCGCGGTCTCAGAAGTCGGTCTCGTCGGGCGCACAAACGAGATCGGGTACTTGAGATGGTGCTCGCTCAGGCTTGCCAGAGCTCGAGCGCGTCCCAGTCCAGGGGCGCTCCCAGCGATTCGATCGTGAGCGCGCTCGAGGTCGGGAAGTCGCGGAGCAGCGCCGCAAGCCGCGCAGCCCAGTCGGTGTCGGGCTCGATGGAGGGCAGCAGGTAGGCGATCACCGCGAGTGCGTTGTAGGTGCCGTAGACCTTCTTGGCGTCCTCGGAGCTTCGTAGGTGGTCGAGTACGGGGATCTGGCCGATCTTGGGGCGCGACGGCGCGTTCTGGAGCTTACGGTTGAACAGCCGCGCATGATGGGCGGCGACGTTCCGGACGTAGTTGAGGCTGGCCAGCCAGCTGGTCATCATCTTCTTCGTCGGCACGCCGAACGCGTGTGCGATCTCCTCTGCGTCGACCTGGTTCATCCCGCGGTACAGGACGGAGAGGTGGCCGAGCTCGAGGATCTCCGTGAGCGCCCAGACCGGCATCCGGTCGTCGTACTTGTCACGGAAGTGCTCCACGAACTGCTCGTCGGAGTCGGCCTGGCGGTCGCTGACCCGCTGGAGCCATTGCACGTGCTTGCTCGGTGCCGGGTCGTGGATATCGGTCCCGTCCACGGTAAAGGCCTCCGTGAAGCAGGACGGGTCCTCGTAGGCGAAGGCCGACCTCCTGCCGAGTACATATCCGACACGCATGCGGACGGCGACCTCGACCCGCTCGAGCCCATCGAGGACGAGCATGCGGAGCCGCCGGTCGAAGTCGATGATCTCCTCGGCGTGAGCAAGGCGCGTGCCTGGCCGGAAGTCGCTGAGAACGCGGGTGCGGATCCGGTCTTCCTCGTCGACGTACTCCTCGGACGCGCGGAACGGGTACAGATATCCTGTGAGGCGGTAGTAGCCGATCGCCGCCAGGACCCTGGCTGCACGGACTTCGTCTCCGACCTCGAGGCCGTGCTCCACGAGCTGAGCGACCTGCTTGTCCACCGACAGCCAGGGCTTGTCGTACGCGACCATGAGCCTCCCCGGAAAGAAAATCAGCCCGCGCCTTGCGGCAACGGGCTGATCGTGATGGTTCGATGATAGCACGACGGGCACGACAGAGTTATGCGCCGGGAGTCGCTGACCTGTGCCGGTACTACGTCGCCTTCGACCACCCCACGGTTTGGGCTGCCTCGACGACGCCGAGCCCCTCTACGTTGATGGGGTGCTTCACGATCCTGAGATTCCGCGCGACCTTCACAGCGTCGGGTGCCGGTCGGCCGAACCGCAGGCCGCGGGCCCGAGCGGAGTCGACGCCGGCCTGGACGCGCTCCTGGATGAGCTCGCGCTCGTACTCGGCGAAGGTGGCCATGAGGTTGAGCATCAGCCGGCCCTCGCGGATCGAGGGGTCGATGCCATCGGTCAGGGAACGGACCTTCACGCCGCGGCCCAGCAGGTCCTGGACCGTGGTGATGACGTCGATCATCGACCGCCCGATCCGGTCGATGCGCCACACGACGAGCTCGTCGTCCTCGGGTAGCCGTTCGTCCAGGGCCGACCACCCCGGCCGGGCCCTACTTTCCCGGTGGCATGACCGAGGTTCGGCTGTGGGTCACGACCACCTACACCCGGGCGGTGCCCGGAGGCACCGGGTCAGCCGAGTGAGGGGGCAACTACGCCTCCGGCCTGCCGGCCCAGCTCGAGGCCCGGGCCCACGGGTGCGAGCAGGTGCTGTTTACCGCTGGCACCGGGAAGGACCGCGGCCTGGAGGAGGCCGGGGCGATGAACCTGTGCCTGGTCACCGCCGAGGGGCAGCTGCTCACTCCCGGGGCCGGGCACCATCCTGGAGGGCATCACCTGCGACAGCGTCCTGGCCCTGGGCTCCGAGCACGGCCTGGCCCTGGTGCAGCGCACCATCGGTCTGGCGGAGCTGCTGGAAGGCTGCCGCGCCGGGGCGATCACCGAGGTCTTCGCCGCCGGCACCGCCGCGGTGATCAGCCCCGTCCTCGGGCTGCGCGGGGACGAGTTCGACGTGACGGTCGGCGACGGGAGGCCCGGTCCCACCACGGTGGCCATCCGCGAGCAGCTGCTGGCCACTGACCATGTGACGAGCGTAACGGGTGCCTGCCACGTCATCGTGGCCCGCCCTCACGGTCGGAAGCCGGTGGCGGTTCCGGCACCCACAGGCGCAGCCAGACTCGTCCCGCACGAGGCGTCCACGACCGCCATCGGCTCCATCGGGGACCCGGTGTCGGTTCGTGCAGCTGGCTCCTGAGGATGTGCAGGGTCGCGCACACGATTTCTGAGCAAGAAGACCTCTCGTGCACAGGGCTCCTGACGGTCCAGTTCTAGCAGCCAACTGGACGAAGCCCGTCATCTCGCCTGACAGGGGTCCGGGTCTCGCCACACGAGGTCGACGCGTCGTGCGTTGGGGCCGCGCTGGCCGCGCTCAGCGGGGTCGACCGGGTGGATGCGGGGAACCATGAGCGACTCGATGACGTGCCGCTGTTGGATCAGCGACATGCCTGACCAGGTGTCCCGGACCCTCTGCGATCTCCTCAGC is from Kocuria palustris and encodes:
- a CDS encoding recombinase family protein codes for the protein MWRIDRIGRSMIDVITTVQDLLGRGVKVRSLTDGIDPSIREGRLMLNLMATFAEYERELIQERVQAGVDSARARGLRFGRPAPDAVKVARNLRIVKHPINVEGLGVVEAAQTVGWSKAT
- a CDS encoding ABC transporter ATP-binding protein; the protein is MPSTIVATENLTKRYGQRSVVENLNLRIPEGCVYGFLGPNGAGKSTTMKMLLSLIQPTSGEVHVMGRPMTRGTRRELLGRIGSLIEAPPGYAHLTGAENMRLVQRMLGLNSQQIDYAVRAVRLQDQMDKKVRNYSLGMKQRLGIAMALARQPKLLILDEPTNGLDPAGIEEMRVLLRRLANDGVTVMVSSHLLGEIDKTANVLGILSGGRMIFQGLRSELMAASSPDVIIACSNPHAATTTLRSYDARLTADDEVAVPGLGDRQTAGIVAALVGSGVGIYGVRREEQTLEDVFMTLTAGGGL
- a CDS encoding IS3 family transposase, translated to MEYIDQHKHEFGVEPICRTLTAAGTQIAPSTYYAFKTRPPSRRAVRDEELLVQIHRVHAANFGVYGAKKVHAQLLREGISVARCTVERLMRVAGLRGISRVKGPRTTISGRGPDNRPDLVERDFTATAPNQLWVADITYCRTFAGWVYAAFVIDVFSRRVVGWQLSKSLRTDLALDALEMGIWTRDHAGQAVTGLTHHSDKGVQYVAIRYTERLAEAGAVASVGSTGDSYDNALAEAFNSLFKAELVRNLGPWKNIDDLEIATAEYIDWFNHRRLHGEIGMIPPVELEDVYHHNNPAPAPADAALASL
- a CDS encoding Abi family protein, producing the protein MVAYDKPWLSVDKQVAQLVEHGLEVGDEVRAARVLAAIGYYRLTGYLYPFRASEEYVDEEDRIRTRVLSDFRPGTRLAHAEEIIDFDRRLRMLVLDGLERVEVAVRMRVGYVLGRRSAFAYEDPSCFTEAFTVDGTDIHDPAPSKHVQWLQRVSDRQADSDEQFVEHFRDKYDDRMPVWALTEILELGHLSVLYRGMNQVDAEEIAHAFGVPTKKMMTSWLASLNYVRNVAAHHARLFNRKLQNAPSRPKIGQIPVLDHLRSSEDAKKVYGTYNALAVIAYLLPSIEPDTDWAARLAALLRDFPTSSALTIESLGAPLDWDALELWQA
- a CDS encoding ABC transporter permease translates to MNARAVANEFAKMRHLKVGLIAVVMVLGLSLFAVVSSPDFDPATPQAWNALLAGISLGIPLLSPLLLAVLASRQTDIEHQGNGWLLQSTFGITPGGVCRAKLAALGVIVAAVTLGTSLIVLAFGKLLAGILPPAPLGHWAGFTLCMLVVNLAVLALHILLSAKVENQLVALGIGVLGCILAVFSQGLPVAAAHVTPWGYYALARAAGYEGDAIQALPIAYPSIAVLAVVVAVLFTVSTVRFDHQEA
- a CDS encoding response regulator, translated to MTVRVVLVDDQEMIRMGLRMVLEAQPGIEIVAEADDGDTALDVLDRVEADVVLMDVRMPRMSGVEATRRICAGEDVPRVLILTTFDLDEYAYDALQAGASGFLLKDTPVEDVAAAIKHIHAGDAVVAPSTTRRLLDHFARSRPQSEPSGAVRLKELTPREHEVLGLIARGLSNAEIAAELVLAEGTVKVHVGRILTKLDLRDRVQAVVLAYESGLVEAGER
- a CDS encoding VanZ family protein translates to MTSQVTGSILVGLAVSAVLFLPLVVWQYRRYGRFDAMRMLWTSAGFVYAAGIAAFTVFPLPDFAPGYCAANATHPLLDPLRFPKAVIDVFRTGGLTAVISDWVVWEFALNMVLFIPFGVIVRRVLEWPRGVVLVAAFGTSLLIELTQLTGNWGLAPCPYRFADVTDLFTNTTGAVIGIGLERITPRLLSSKAHLLAERDRGRPVGRGRRLLGMLLDTWFLALAVFIGGTVASTLYALGQGGTGQDLTPSQLLDLERWLFTGAAVAALVTVFFPALTGSGASLGQRTVYLVPSSHDDARWRLVARAVAIQGVGGFLVCFGFPWLLMIPLLAFLAAVSACVTPRGLSGILTGCAFRDARSPTGIIGDRLV
- a CDS encoding IS30 family transposase, which encodes MQGRHGHLSREQKQLALRLHGKGWRLVDIAKEISCSAPLVGIMARTGRHLDARPFGWEPRQGCLTIDEREQILLGINRGDTFTAIAEQLGRAVSTVSREVKRGGGRCGYSAWRGHERARDKARRPKPFKLASGRLLEEVASRLEQLWSPEEIAARLRLDHADDPEMRVSHETIYQSLFVQGRGELRRELARCLRSGRAARKPRGTTDGRGRIPGMIMLSERPAEADDRAVPGHWEGDLILGEGSRSAIGTLVERSTRMTLLLHLPDGKSAEQVEAAMRAAISKLPSSLIRTITWDQGAEMSKHAAFTIATGIPIYFCDPHSPWQRGSNENTNGLLRQYLPKGTDLSVVSREELDAIQDSLNGRPRKTLGYLTPSEKLTEFLAPTA
- a CDS encoding ABC transporter permease — its product is MSALSAELIKLKRSLAWPIVVLLPIVLVLAGAATQLADGRQPQNGWHTVWLQSVSFYGLFPLAIGIAILGSLVWRVEHRGSNWNALMSGPTSSLRIVTAKTAVVAGLTAIMQVVLLVFVIVIGKGAFGLPGMLPGEYFAVTGLLALATIPAAAIQSALSMFLWSFAAPVAVALVASGVSTAALMAVGNAALISPYGVATRTALLGTGSFVDDGTITGGDVAAILTAGGVLTIVLIALTTWVLNRRDTRI
- a CDS encoding histidine kinase, translated to MNLLSPVTAKSASSGSVASGASPSPGSWLRERMWLVDLLVAVGVFLYNLPIVPIYFRGPAHAVALLIVSVALCAPYLLRRRHPVGVLAFMLLAASVQLLLGAPVLPADAMLLFAVYNLATRHVWMISFPGAAVTVAWLLVATLPHLGNAFLDIGQLGVLIVVTLWVWTWGTLVRIRRQYVSGLQERAEQAERERETNARIAVADERARIAREIHDIVSHSLSVVVLMSDGAAAKVESEPARAKSAMLHVRDTGRGALADMRRMLGVLRENEPGSDAPQPGIDQLDALVAQSRIAGLPVALTVSGDRASLSDGLGLTVYRLVQEALTNARKHAGPCRTRVDVRLEYREDEVEVRITDDGHGQAEDSEAGTQGHGLLGMRERVAAHHGALRVGPREGGGFEVVSVLPREEGTT